The following is a genomic window from Micromonospora cathayae.
AACAGTGGAAGGGCTACTTCCAGCTCTCCCGGTTCAAGTTCGTCGACGGGCCGAACCCGTCGCTGGACGTGAGCACCGAGCAGAAGATCATGCAGGTCCCGGTGGACCGGGGCGCCTGCTGCCACGTGGCCGGTGACATCGCCTTCGACTCGAAGAACAACCTCTGGCTGGTCACCGGCGACGACACCCCGTCCGGGGCGGGCGGCTCGGGCGGCTTCTCCCCGCACAACGACTCGGTCAGCGCCACCGGCGTCTACCAGCCGCCGTTCGCGGACGCCCGGCGTACCTCGTCGAACACCAACGACCTGCGGGGCAAGATCCTGCGGATCAGCGTCCAGCCGGACGGCAGCTACACCATCCCCTCCGGGAACATGTTCCCGGAGGCGCAGGACCCGGGTGACAAGACCCGCCCGGAAATCTACGCGATGGGCCTGCGGAACCCGTTCCGGATCACCCTCGACAAGAACGACGTCGCGTACATCACCGACTACTCCCCCGACTCCTCCACCGCCGCTGTCGGGCGGGGGCCGGCGGGCACCGGTCGGATGATGGTGGTCGACGCGCCGGCGAACTACGGCTGGCCGCTGTGTGTGCAGCCGAACCTGCCGTACATCGAAATGAACTGGACCACCAGCCCGATCTCGCCGGTCGCGCCGTTCGACTGCGCGGCACCGAAGAACACCTCGCGGCACAACACCGGTCTGACCGCCCTGCCGGCGGTGAAGAAGTCGGAGCTGTGGTACTCGTTCCAGGCGCCCACGCCGTGCCCGGAGTCGTACCTGTCGACGCCGACGCAGACCTGTCCGGTGCTCTTCCCGGAGCTGGGCACCGGCGGGGTCGGCCCGCACGGCGCGGCGAAGTACGACTACGACCCGAACCTGGCGTCGGAGACCAAGTTCCCCGAGTACTTCGACCAGTCGATCATCTTCGGCGAGTTCACCCGGGACACCCTGAAGGAGGTCCGGCTCGACGCCAACGGTGACATCCTGAAGATCAACAACCTGTTGAACTGCGGGCCGGCGCCCGCGACCCCGGCCCGGCCGTTCCTCTGCGACAACCCGATGGACATGCGCTGGGGCGCGGACGGCAACCTCTACCTGCTGACCTACGGCGACGGCTTCTTCAACATCAACCCCGACGCGGCGATGCTGAAGTTCAGCTACGTCAAGGGTCTGCGCGCCCCCAACGCGGTGCTCAACGCCACCCCGACCAACGGACGCGCGCCGCTGACCGTCGCCTTCTCCAGCGAAGGGTCGAACGACCCCGACCCGGCCGACTCGATCTCGTTCGCCTGGGACTTCGACGGCAACGGCACCACCGACTCGATCGACCCGAACCCGTCGTTCACCTACACCACCAACGGCGTCTACACGGCGCGGTTGACGGTGACCGACTCCAGCGGGAAGTCCTCGTCGGCCAACACCACCATCACCGTCGGCAACACCGCGCCGACCGTCACCGTCACCACCCCCGTCGAGGGCGGCTTCTTCGAGTGGGGCGACAACATCCCGTTCACCGTCACCGTCACCGACCCGGAGGACGGGCCGGTCGACTGCTCCAAGGTCGAGGTCACCTTCGTCCTCGGGCACGACGAGCACGGCCACGGCGGGGCCAACACCTTCGGATGCTCCGGCGTGCTGCCGACCGACCCGGACGACGCCTCACACGGCGGCTACATCTTCGGGGTCATCAGCGCGTCGTACACCGACAAGGGCGCCAACGGTCAGCCCGCGTTGACCACCGTGGACCAGCAGATCATCCAGGCCAAGTTGCAGCAGGTCGAGTTCGCCCGGGAGCAGTCCGGCACCACCGTCGGCAACACCGGTGACGTCGGCGGCGGGCAGCAGCGCGGCAGCCTCGACCCGGGTGACTGGATCGCCATTAACGGCACCGTGAACCTGACGAACATGCAGTCGGTCACGCTGCGTACCTCCGGCGGCAGCGCCGCCACCGCCGGTCAGCCCCGGTTCGGCGTCGAGTTCCGGCTCGACTCCCCCACCGGCCCGCTGCTGACCACCGCCACGGTCAACGCGACCACCGGCAACACCGCCTTCACCAGCACCACCGTCCCGTTCACCGACCCGGGTGGCAGCCGCCGGCTCTACCTGGTCTTCACCACCGTCCCCGGTGGTCCGACCAGCGGTTTCGGCAACCTCAACTGGGTCCAGTTCACCGGCCAGGGCATCGGCGTCACGCCCTGACCTCCGACCGGGGGTGGGATCGACTGCGGCGGTCCCACCCCCGGCAACCACCACCAACCGGCAGGCCCACCACGTCCGTCCGGGCCGCCACCACCCCATCAAGGAAGGCAGCACCTGACATGAGCGACAACCAGCAGGGCATGAGCCGCCGTCGGCTGCTCGGCACCGCCGCCGGTGTGGCCGGCGCGGCGGCCCTCGGCGCCACCGGGATCTCCGGCACCGCCAGCGCCGCCAACGGCGTCCTGGTCCCGCCCGGCAAGCGCGGCATCATCCTCTACAGCGTCCGGGACCGGATCTCCGCCGTCCCGGACGACAGCGGCGTCCCGTACGGCTTCGAGCGGGTGCTGGGCCGGCTGGCCG
Proteins encoded in this region:
- a CDS encoding ThuA domain-containing protein, coding for MRRPIGRRAATHLSLLALVGASLVATTPPQPAPALAAATTTPASPNGIQYKVLVFTKSSGGNHAATAAGVQAVRQLGKDRRFTVEVTDDARKFDEAHLKQFRAVVFLNTAGDVLNDTQQAAFEQYYREGGGFVGVHSAIEAEPEWSFLTDVLGTRATGAAEVSPATITVADRVHPASEALPERWQHTDRWYNFATNVRGVSHVLATVDEKTYTGGTMGFDHPVTWCKDYQGGRSFYTGLGATAQSFRSVDTQAHLGGAIQWAAGVTDGDCGATVWANYQMTVVGAQPNVNEPIGFDVLPDGRVIQTDRRGGVRLHDATTNETTVLAQIPVYTHSEDGMYGPAIDNDFANNKWVYLYYAPPLDTPTGAAPVTSTDPNAWEQWKGYFQLSRFKFVDGPNPSLDVSTEQKIMQVPVDRGACCHVAGDIAFDSKNNLWLVTGDDTPSGAGGSGGFSPHNDSVSATGVYQPPFADARRTSSNTNDLRGKILRISVQPDGSYTIPSGNMFPEAQDPGDKTRPEIYAMGLRNPFRITLDKNDVAYITDYSPDSSTAAVGRGPAGTGRMMVVDAPANYGWPLCVQPNLPYIEMNWTTSPISPVAPFDCAAPKNTSRHNTGLTALPAVKKSELWYSFQAPTPCPESYLSTPTQTCPVLFPELGTGGVGPHGAAKYDYDPNLASETKFPEYFDQSIIFGEFTRDTLKEVRLDANGDILKINNLLNCGPAPATPARPFLCDNPMDMRWGADGNLYLLTYGDGFFNINPDAAMLKFSYVKGLRAPNAVLNATPTNGRAPLTVAFSSEGSNDPDPADSISFAWDFDGNGTTDSIDPNPSFTYTTNGVYTARLTVTDSSGKSSSANTTITVGNTAPTVTVTTPVEGGFFEWGDNIPFTVTVTDPEDGPVDCSKVEVTFVLGHDEHGHGGANTFGCSGVLPTDPDDASHGGYIFGVISASYTDKGANGQPALTTVDQQIIQAKLQQVEFAREQSGTTVGNTGDVGGGQQRGSLDPGDWIAINGTVNLTNMQSVTLRTSGGSAATAGQPRFGVEFRLDSPTGPLLTTATVNATTGNTAFTSTTVPFTDPGGSRRLYLVFTTVPGGPTSGFGNLNWVQFTGQGIGVTP